Genomic segment of Molothrus aeneus isolate 106 chromosome 3, BPBGC_Maene_1.0, whole genome shotgun sequence:
TCTATACTGGGTTCATCTATAACACAGTTATTCAGTTTAATTACTGGCAGTGTGAAAGCACTAATGGAAGAAGATACAATGGATTTTGTTTCACACTTTATAGAGTTAGTGTTTTTGTCATCTGAAGCCTTGCTGGAATGAGGGTAAAGTCCAAAGACTGAACCAGATTGCTCAGCCAGCAGAGGTGGCAGGAGGCTACTAGTGGTCCTATCTTCATTTAGGGTAATCTCGTCTTCTTCAGCAGAACTATCCATTCTAAGATTGCTCTTGAAGCCAGAGAAAGGCGCAACCGTGTTCGCAGCCAGCCGTGATGCACAGGAGCTCCCGCTGTGCTGGAGTTCTGCTTCCCCCAACAAGCCAGTGAAGGCACCACTCAGCTGCTTTTGTTCCCTGATCCTCAGGGTGTGGATGTCTATTACAGTGGAGTATATGTCTCTCATGTGtataatttttgtttccttgtcaCGGTTTTCATGGAGAATGGCATTTGCACAGATAAAAATGAAGATTCCAATGCCCATAGTGAAAGGTCCCAGCATTTTCATCTTATCCGAGTGCACGTGCTGTTCAAAGAAGCGAAGCAAAATGCTTCCTTGGCTTCTTGGGGTCCGGGTTTCATTTACAGATGGATTATCTTCAGAGCCTAACAGCTGTTCCTTCTGGGGCCAGTATCCAAGGATGGCCATTGCAATTCCAAAGAATGCGATAAGCACTCCCAAAACAAGAAAGAATCCCGATGGAGAATAGAGACGGATTTTGCCCCTGACAATTACTACATCTGTCCTGGGCCGCCGCCGAACTGGTTTCTTCTCCTCAGGAACTGGTACTCCAGCAAGATTTACATGTTGCTGAGATCTGGCAGAGTCTTGCCTTTTTAAGGCAGCCAGTCCTGTTATGACTCCTCCAGTTGCTATCATAGTTCTGTATTGTgccctggagaaaaaaagaagcagaaatgttGAGGCTGTCTCTACAAAACTAAATAGTTTTTtgttaatatgaaaatatttattgatcATTAAAACACTCCTGACTATAGCTCCAGTTGCGGCATAGTCACAGTTTCGAGATTCACGTGgtatcataaaaaaaaattcttttcccaACATCCTTTTTCATTGTAAATATAGATAATAAAGCTTCCATCAGTGATATAGACAGTAAAGCTAGTGCTCTTAGTGGTGATATATCAGGAATAAAGATAAAATATCCAGAAGTCTTACCAGGTAATTTATCTCTGGACTGGTCTGCAGCAAAGTCAATAATATATTATTACCTTGTTGATAATTTCAGCACTTTAGCTActagttatttttaaaacttctgaGACATAATGTCTGTGACTATAGTTCATTCTACATTTCCCCTTCAAGAGATCTTTCCTGATAGATTTCAGCATATATTCATACATATTTATTACAGCCCTTAAATAAGCTCTTATCAAGTCTATTCAGATTTCCTGAGTCTCAGCTGAAGaatcattttttcctttcttaataaTGCTGATCCTCACATATCTAGAtattttccccctttgtttGTTCCTCTTGGACTATAGGTCAAACACCTCCGTTAAGTTTTATCAGACAAGAAATTTTcataaatttcaaattaataatTCCAAATTTTCTTAGTTTTAAGAggagattttatttcattttagacTTTGGTACCTGGTTGCCTGTTACATAAGAAATATTAACCAGCAAGGGTTTAAAGAGAAAGTCATATTTGATCATTTTTTATGAGCAAAAGTAACAAATAAACAACACAGTTCAGGATAATTCTATTTTACAAGGCATTTTGactcaaaaataatttctgtgcttAATTAACTAGTATTCGAATTAATGAGAGATGAAATTATAGAGTAAAATTAAGGTACTATAAGTTAGGTATGAAAAAATTCCGTCCTCTTTGGTAGTGTTATTATGCTCAGAGATAAAGAAAGACTGACAGCCTGTTGCAGAGGAAAAGGCTCTGTGTTAAAACTGGGGGCAGTTTaagaagcaaaaccaaagtGGGACTGAATGAACAAAGAGAGGTGCTGAAAAGCAGAGGTAAAGCAAATTGGTTACTGCTTGCAATTTACAGGCAGTGATTCTCATCAGATCCCTCAAactcattttgttttaaattttagcAGTGCACCTCTGgtaagaaaaaccaaaaaacattaGATCTCTTGTGTTAGGAGAAGCAGACAGACTCTGTTATATGACACTATCACAGATTTCCAGCACTGCAAGCAGGTGTCACATAAGCACATCTACAAGCAGCAATCAGCCCAACCCACCAAATATGAACTGGATTAGGAAATTAATTAGGCATTTGGAATAGGTGACTAAGTGGAAGGAAATTGAAAACAGCAATTTATATGACAGAAAGACTAACAACCCTGAACTCCTGCCTTGCACCCTCACTATTAAAGGACCGAGGGCTTCCTCTCTTTCTGGGAAACCTTTCCTTTACGAAGAAAAGACTTGAAAAGGTCTAGGCTGATAAGTATGctgcattttctgaatttttgcaAGAGAAATCATAACATTATTCCAAAAATCTCAGAAATTTCACTTGTACTCTCAGGTTACATGTTCATAATCTCTCTGGGAATTTTCAGACTTtgtaattaatttcctttttgatACTACCTGGACAATTTCCATACTTCAGTGCAAATTAATGTCTTGAatgcttcattatttttttttaagataaaaatgtttaaataccCCAAAGAAAGTTATTTGACATTGATAGTCTTTCAAACTTTCCCATGTGCTTACATGTTTATGAGTTTCAGCCAAAGCAATAGTTCATTATTCTGTAAAACAATGTTTTGAATGTCTGGACAGAAATAAACAGGACTTAGTCATTACAAAAGATGTTATATTTTGTTATGACtcaattaaatataatttgttttctctatTAAATAACTTAAGATAATTACAGCACTTCTTTACTGAAATGTAAAATCATTTGGCTCTAATCTAATTTGTTCCATTAATCTTTTACAATTGCCAGACCTTTGTGGTGAACAAGGAGTTTCCATATTCATGTGGTATTTTACAGGCACACACGAACCCACTCTGCTCCTTCTCAGGGCTGCCAAGGAAGGGAACAGGTATAGCAGTTTAGTGCTAAAttcacactgtgcctgttggcaggatttgttattttatgtaCTGTTCTCTGCTCATCACAGCTACCTGAATTGCACCAAGGGTGAACAGAATAAGCTTACATCTGcttgctaaatattttaaacatacCTTTAGCAAGATCTCTCCTCTAACTCCAAAAAGCAGAGCAAATAAAAACATGCTTAAGAATTACATCTGGGGGTATCTTTCTGTAGAAAGTTCTTATTTGCAAATTTTGCAGAAACTGGGAAGCCATATCTCAAATTCACTATTATCTATTACTTGAAGGacagaaattcagatttctgaaattgagaaagaaagcaagatCTCTCAAGGTTCACAGCTGGGttccaaactattctatgattctgtgatttcagggGAACATATTCCTCTCTTCCTTTTAACTGCATCAGAAATTGGgctcaggagagaaaaaagtctGGCTGCCAAAAGACACAAGCTTATTTTGTACATAGAAAGAGTCTCTTTCCTATTTCTTGAGTTTACATCAATATTATTG
This window contains:
- the TMEM200A gene encoding transmembrane protein 200A, giving the protein MIATGGVITGLAALKRQDSARSQQHVNLAGVPVPEEKKPVRRRPRTDVVIVRGKIRLYSPSGFFLVLGVLIAFFGIAMAILGYWPQKEQLLGSEDNPSVNETRTPRSQGSILLRFFEQHVHSDKMKMLGPFTMGIGIFIFICANAILHENRDKETKIIHMRDIYSTVIDIHTLRIREQKQLSGAFTGLLGEAELQHSGSSCASRLAANTVAPFSGFKSNLRMDSSAEEDEITLNEDRTTSSLLPPLLAEQSGSVFGLYPHSSKASDDKNTNSIKCETKSIVSSSISAFTLPVIKLNNCVIDEPSIDNITEDSEITRSQSRNLSMDSLAIPLTDTNESYRPAASMLPRHNSFVDTPSDPFKSSMTLGPSTGKLLSPGAARKQFGSNTSLHLLSSHSKSLDLDRGPSTLTVQAEQRKHPSWPRLDRSNSKGYMKLENKEDPMDRLLVPQAAVKKDFTNKEKLLMISRSHNNLSFEHDEFLSNNLKRGTSETRF